One Bradyrhizobium manausense DNA segment encodes these proteins:
- a CDS encoding hydroxymethylglutaryl-CoA lyase yields MPPDIIIQEVAPRDGLQIEAKWVETGKKIQLVNSLSAIGFRRIEISSFVSPAVVPSLRDAAEVFAGIERRPGTIYTALIPNPKGAELALAARADELNFVMSASETHNRANMNMTHGQSMAALAEIVKPAHAGGALVNATVATAFGCPFEGTQPFERVLDIVKRYLALGVDGITLADTTGMANPNQVSQLVAEVLMLVPVDRLTLHFHNTRGLGLVNVLAAYDTGARRFDAALGGLGGCPFAPGATGNVCTEDLVNLCHEIGLRTGLDLQRLIDLSFRLPGLVGHEVPGQVAKAGRPLDLHPIPERLRHSG; encoded by the coding sequence ATGCCTCCCGATATCATCATCCAGGAAGTCGCTCCGCGCGACGGCCTGCAGATCGAAGCGAAATGGGTCGAGACCGGCAAGAAGATCCAGCTGGTCAATTCGCTCTCGGCAATCGGATTTCGCCGTATCGAGATCTCCTCGTTCGTGTCGCCAGCAGTTGTGCCGTCGCTCCGAGATGCAGCAGAAGTGTTCGCGGGCATCGAGCGTCGTCCGGGCACGATCTACACGGCGCTTATCCCGAACCCGAAGGGTGCCGAGCTGGCGCTGGCGGCGCGCGCCGACGAGCTCAATTTCGTGATGTCGGCGAGCGAGACGCACAATCGCGCCAACATGAACATGACGCATGGGCAGTCCATGGCCGCGCTCGCCGAAATCGTCAAGCCGGCGCATGCGGGCGGCGCGCTGGTCAATGCCACCGTCGCCACCGCGTTCGGCTGTCCCTTCGAGGGGACGCAGCCCTTCGAGCGGGTGCTCGATATCGTCAAACGCTATCTCGCTCTCGGAGTCGACGGCATCACACTTGCCGACACCACGGGCATGGCCAATCCCAATCAGGTGTCGCAACTGGTGGCCGAGGTCCTGATGCTGGTCCCTGTGGACCGGCTCACGCTTCACTTCCACAACACGCGGGGGCTCGGTCTCGTCAACGTTCTCGCGGCCTACGACACCGGCGCACGCCGCTTCGATGCGGCGCTGGGCGGTCTCGGCGGATGCCCGTTTGCACCGGGCGCCACCGGCAATGTCTGCACCGAAGATCTCGTCAACCTCTGCCACGAGATCGGTTTGCGCACCGGTCTCGATCTGCAGCGCCTGATCGATCTCTCGTTCCGGTTGCCTGGGCTGGTCGGGCATGAGGTGCCGGGGCAGGTCGCCAAGGCTGGCCGTCCCCTCGATCTGCATCCCATACCCGAACGTCTGCGGCACTCCGGCTGA